A region of Periplaneta americana isolate PAMFEO1 chromosome 16, P.americana_PAMFEO1_priV1, whole genome shotgun sequence DNA encodes the following proteins:
- the LOC138691953 gene encoding uncharacterized protein, whose translation MATSEECDYKKTGGACRIEGFMYEVKMAGLIFLRLINERKGFHIASNMDAAGKFDDLVLGIGDKTVFVQLKHKLGAQVSEKKKLYTVRRIFAMKDHYSSYCDLKKDWGQKTDLQRWGAFSDVQFVVYTNAVVAVGEAVDTDVQNVLMTGGKCLQFSENDFPELKNEPEFNQFLHQFRLYTEQASEKQLESLIRTELLRALGTDSQFQTFLTNITNWMEGPGSYLTENVEFWKDIVKCSVDDLNKAKIDQLAKFNLQFDERELNLFRQQLPEGGGLLRVQNSNALTCLKVHQSVDKKILVDANVLEDRISEVLVLWGRWPGCDVLVIDGWGVTIEKVVTNLGSGKTLVVIDHSKMGRELKSLSHKDEFRFGQLNEKSMKQVLDCEIIFQGKSIKVNTLVDDTTFDKVLNAEIVTQLVSGIVESIGDKLTQQNEHYIPRMFFSRDHVSERIFFDDRDCLVVTGVSLQALRQIVQPRKEVEIFDDTKHSVKGACRCFVIREKEDFEKVKILFERVHWLHREETDFIWKQSKGGVSYIKSHLMDVTSIRSLQEVMQLSDKVKLLVAHPGMGKSTEVVNLAQEFKRREPECWMVTVFLIEHTDYLSDCGNSTLELLLRAGKFMSDFSKSLFKHELNHGGNIVILIDGFDEISPDYAGKVLHMLRQLIISYKFKQLWITSRSLMKDRLEENFSCLPFELQPFTKEHQRDFLAKLWNDISDGPYNIDIFISNLLEVTGNMLNDKLGQFTEIPLQTLMLAEVFRSEASDFSKSGKMKVDRKLDLLELYNKFVKRKWNIFVRDKSLADERNPAIRDFLQSHWKKFEKDHMACALHSLLKTEDLKHLHSSKNIMKRVEGFQDRFRHGDEKSGIVVQMVNSTAVFIHRTFLEFFAAKWFTKNFEDEREHIKEILFREEFVIVRQFFDRILAEGFKLHTAILNKDRHSVEELLLSPECAMNGNDKGGRTPLHLAVMSHSESDIKAVCEIMALLLQNHCDCRTEDEVFHWRPLTLADKIQAWAAVDMLLGSHAESSDMIFTMELFKGEECGEFLCSVLESVALNGYINIAKLMFKCGLCVNHPFTTYIDLDVHNPKIITTMLHKASSAGQVKLVEFLLEAEETEGIIKNSGPLWAVEHNLPQSERTSAFTTTKERLEIKDSYGMTPLSWAAYEGHLETVKLLVEKGADVNTKDASKRTPLFCAIDGSHVNVVQFLIESGANVNAYDEQDLSPILAAAQQDNVNVVRLLTNKGVDVNVCNKCGESPIFAAARGGNVDNVILLMDKGADVNVCNTFGESPIFAAAEGGNVDVVRLLMDKGVDVNVCNNFGESPIFNAAEGGQLDIVRFLIDKSSDVRVWNCFDTDLIFAAAEGGNVDVIRLLIDKGVDVNVCNECGESPLFAAAEEGNVDVVRFLIDKGVNVNLCTNSGENPIFAAARGGNVDIVKLLIDNGADVNVSNKSGENPIFAAARGGNVDIVKLLIDKGAVANVSNKSGENPIFAAAREGNVDIVRLLMDEGVDVNVCNESGESPTFAAAEGGNVDIVRLLMDNGADVNMCNKSGESPIFAAAKRGNVDIVRLLVDKDVDLNMFTNSGESPLYAAAEGGNVDVVRLLMEKGVDINVCNKSGESPIFAAAEAGNVGVVRLLMDKGADVCVCNKSGESLIFAAAAGGKVDIARLLMDKGADVNVCNKYGESPIFAAAKRDYVDVVRLLMDKGVDVNVCNMSGESPIFAAAKRGYVDVVRLLMDKGVDVNLCNKSGESPIFAAAEGGNVDFVRFLMDEGADVNVCNKCGESPIFAAAKRGNVGVVRLLMDKGVDVNLCNKSGESPIYAAAEGGNVDFVRFLMDESADVNVCNKSGESPIFAAAKRGNVGVVRLLMDKGVDVNLCNKSGESPIFAAAKRGNVGVVRLLMDKGVDVNLCNKSGESPIFAAAKRGNVGVVRLLMDKGVDVNLCNKSGESPIFAAAKRGNVGVVRLLMDKGVDVNLCNKSGESPIFAAAEGGNVDFVRFLMDEGADVNMCNLFGESPLFTVVEASDVDIVRILMDKGADVNVCNMFGESPIFAAAEGGNVDIVRLFIDNGADVNVCNMFGESSIFAAAEGGNVDIVRLFIDNGGDVNVCNKSGESPIFAAAEEGNVDIVRLLMDKGADVNMCNKSGESPIFAAAEGGNVDIVRLLMDKGADVNVCNKCGESPIFAAAKRGNVDVLRLLKDKGVDVNVCNMAGERPIFAAAEGGNMDFVTFLMDEGADVNVCNMYGESPLFTVVERSDVDIVRLLVDKGADVNVCNMFGESPLFTVVEGSDVDIVKLLVDKGADVNVCNMFGESPIFAAAEGGNVNIVKLLMDKGAEVNVCNKSGESPIFAAVEGGNVDVVRLLMDKGADVNVCNNSGESPIFPAARKRNLGVVRLLMNKGADVNVCNKFGESPIFAAAEEGKVNIVRLLMDKGNDVNACNASGESPIFAAARKGNIGVVRLLMDKGADVNVCNKSGESPIFAAAEEGNVDIVRLLMDIGADVNLRNMSCESAISASAKGRNGTPNE comes from the exons ATGGCCACGAGTGAAGAATGT gATTACAAGAAGACAGGTGGAGCCTGCAGGATTGAAGGGTTTATGTATGAAGTCAAAATGGCTGGACTAATCTTCCTTAGACTGATCAACGAGAGAAAAGGCTTCCATATAGCCTCCAACATGGATGCAGCTGGAAAGTTCGATGATTTAGTCCTGGGCATTGGTGATAAAACAGTTTTTGTACAGTTGAAACATAAGCTAGGGGCACAAGtctcagaaaaaaagaaattatacaCAGTACGCAGAATCTTCGCAATGAAGGACCACTACAGTTCTTACTGCGATCTCAAGAAGGATTGGGGACAGAAAACTGATCTACAACGGTGGGGTGCATTCAGCGATGTGCAGTTTGTTGTTTACACAAATGCTGTTGTGGCTGTGGGTGAAGCTGTTGATACTGATGTCCAGAATGTTCTCATGACAGGAGGAAAATGCTTACAATTCTCTGAAAATGACTTTCCCGAGTTAAAGAACGAGCCTGAGTTCAACCAGTTCCTCCATCAGTTCAGGTTATATACAGAACAAGCAAGTGAGAAGCAGCTTGAGTCCTTAATCAGAACTGAACTTCTTAGGGCATTGGGGACGGATTCTCAGTTCCAGACATTTCTGACTAATATAACGAACTGGATGGAAGGCCCTGGTTCTTACCTCACGGAAAATGTTGAGTTTTGGAAGGATATAGTGAAGTGCAGTGTTGATGATTTAAATAAAGCAAAAATAGATCAGCTCGCAAAATTTAATCTGCAGTTTGATGAAAGAGAGTTGAATTTATTTAGACAGCAGTTACCGGAAGGCGGAGGACTTCTGAGAGTTCAGAATTCTAACGCTCTCACTTGTCTCAAAGTTCACCAAAGCGTTGACAAGAAGATTTTGGTAGATGCCAACGTGTTGGAGGATAGAATAAGTGAAGTGTTGGTATTGTGGGGTCGATGGCCTGGTTGTGATGTGCTTGTAATTGATGGCTGGGGTGTGACAATAGAAAAGGTCGTCACCAATTTAGGTTCGGGAAAGACCCTTGTTGTGATTGACCATAGTAAAATGGGGAGGGAATTAAAATCTCTCAGTCACAAAGACGAGTTTCGTTTTGGGCAACTGAATGAGAAATCTATGAAACAAGTATTAGATTGCGAAATAATTTTCCAAGGTAAGTCCATCAAAGTTAACACATTAGTTGACGACACAACATTCGACAAAGTACTGAATGCTGAAATTGTAACTCAGTTGGTCTCTGGAATTGTGGAAAGCATTGGAGATAAACTCACTCAACAAAATGAACACTACATACCTCGTATGTTCTTTAGTAGAGATCATGTGAGTGAGAGAATATTTTTTGATGACCGGGACTGCTTAGTTGTAACTGGAGTATCACTGCAGGCTCTGAGGCAAATAGTCCAGCCTAGGAAGGAAGTGGAGATATTTGATGACACGAAACATTCTGTAAAAGGTGCGTGTCGCTGTTTTGTAATTCGAGAAAAAGAGGATTTCGAGAAGGTCAAAATTCTATTTGAACGAGTCCATTGGCTTCATAGAGAAGAGACTGACTTTATTTGGAAACAGTCCAAAGGCGGTGTGTCCTATATTAAGTCTCACTTAATGGATGTGACCTCGATCAGAAGCTTGCAGGAAGTCATGCAGCTGTCTGACAAGGTCAAGTTGCTTGTGGCTCACCCTGGAATGGGAAAATCAACAGAAGTTGTGAATTTAGCTCAGGAATTCAAGCGACGTGAACCTGAATGTTGGATGGTCACTGTATTTCTGATTGAGCACACTGATTACCTGAGTGACTGTGGAAATTCTACGCTTGAACTTCTGTTACGAGCAGGAAAGTTCATGAGTGACTTTTCTAAGTCACTGTTCAAACACGAGTTAAATCATGGTGGCAATATTGTGATATTGATAGATGGGTTTGATGAGATCAGCCCAGATTATGCAGGGAAGGTGTTGCACATGTTAAGGCAACTTATCATCAGCTATAAATTTAAACAGCTTTGGATCACTTCTCGTTCATTAATGAAGGACAGGCTGGAAGAAAATTTCTCTTGTCTACCATTTGAACTGCAGCCTTTCACAAAAGAGCATCAACGTGATTTCCTTGCTAAACTTTGGAATGATATAAGTGATGGTCCATATAACatagatatatttatttccaatttgTTGGAAGTGACAGGGAATATGTTGAATGACAAACTTGGCCAATTCACAGAAATTCCTCTGCAGACTCTGATGTTGGCTGAAGTATTTCGCAGTGAAGCTTCTGATTTTTCTAAGTCAGGTAAGATGAAGGTTGACCGCAAATTGGATTTGTTGGAATTGTATAACAAATTCGTGAAAAGAAAGTGGAATATTTTTGTTCGTGACAAGAGCCTAGCAGATGAAAGAAATCCGGCGATCCGTGATTTTTTGCAGTCGCactggaaaaagtttgagaaagatCACATGGCATGCGCCTTACATTCCTTGTTAAAAACTGAAGACCTTAAACATCTACACTCCTCcaagaatattatgaaacgagTTGAAGGTTTCCAGGACCGATTTAGACACGGAGATGAGAAAAGTGGAATAGTTGTTCAAATGGTAAATTCCACAGCAGTGTTCATTCACAGAACATTTCTGGAGTTCTTTGCCGCGAAGTGGTTCACAAAGAATTTCGAAGATGAAAGAGaacatataaaagaaatattatttagagAAGAGTTCGTAATCGTGAGACAGTTTTTTGATAGGATCCTGGCAGAAGGATTTAAATTGCATACAGCCATCCTGAATAAAGACAGACATTCTGTTGAGGAATTACTTTTATCCCCTGAATGTGCTATGAATGGAAATGATAAGGGTGGGAGGACACCCTTGCACTTGGCAGTTATGAGTCATAGTGAAAGTGATATTAAAGCTGTGTGTGAAATCATGGCGCTATTATTGCAAAATCATTGTGATTGTAGAACTGAAGATGAAGTGTTTCACTGGCGACCCCTGACACTTGCTGACAAGATACAAGCGTGGGCAGCTGTTGACATGCTGCTCGGCAGTCATGCTGAAAGTAGTGACATGATATTCACTATGGAATTGTTCAAGGGTGAAGAGTGTGGAGAGTTTTTGTGTAGCGTGTTGGAAAGTGTTGCATTAAATGGATATATCAATATTGCAAAACTGATGTTTAAATGTGGCTTATGTGTGAATCATCCCTTTACGACGTACATTGATCTTGATGTGCATAACCCTAAAATTATTACCACAATGTTACACAAAGCGTCATCTGCGGGACAAGTAAAGCTGGTGGAATTTTTGCTCGAGGCTGAAGAAACAGAAGGAATTATAAAGAACAGTGGTCCACTGTGGGCTGTCGAGCACAATCTTCCACAATCTGAGAGGACTTCCGCATTTACTACTACCAAAGAACGTCTAGAAATAAAAGATTCTTATGGCATGACACCTTTGTCATGGGCTGCTTACGAAGGTCATCTAGAAACGGTGAAGTTGCTAGTTGAGAAAGGTGCAGATGTGAATACAAAAGATGCGTCGAAACGAACTCCTTTGTTTTGTGCAATTGATGGTTCCCATGTGAACGTTGTGCAGTTCCTAATAGAAAGTGGCGCTAATGTTAATGCATATGACGAGCAAGACCTAAGCCCAATATTAGCTGCTGCACAACAAGACAATGTGAATGTTGTCAGACTCCTAACTAATAAAGGCGTTGATGTTAATGTGTGTAATAAGTGTGGTGAAAGTCCTATATTCGCTGCTGCAAGAGGAGGTAATGTTGATAATGTGATACTCCTAAtggataaaggcgctgatgttaatgtGTGTAATACGTTTGGTGAAAGCCCCATATTCGCTGCTGCAGAAGGAGGTAATGTTGatgttgtgagactcctaatGGATAAAGGCGTTGATGTTAATGTGTGTAATAACTTTGGTGAAAGTCCCATATTCAATGCTGCAGAAGGAGGTCAGTTGGATATTGTGAGATTCCTAATTGATAAAAGCTCTGATGTCAGAGTGTGGAACTGCTTTGATACAGATCTCATATTCGCTGCTGCAGAAGGAGGTAATGTTGATGTTATCAGACTCTTAATTGATAAAGGCGTTGATGTTAATGTGTGTAACGAGTGTGGTGAAAGTCCCTTATTCGCTGCTGCAGAAGAAGGTAATGTTGATGTTGTCAGGTTCTTAATTGATAAAGGCGTAAATGTTAATCTGTGTACAAACTCGGGTGAAAATCCCATATTCGCTGCTGCACGAGGAGGTAATGTGGATATTGTGAAACTCCTAATAGATAATGGCGCTGATGTTAATGTGAGTAACAAGTCGGGTGAAAATCCCATATTCGCTGCTGCACGAGGAGGTAATGTGGATATTGTGAAACTCCTAATAGATAAAGGCGCTGTTGCTAATGTGAGTAACAAGTCGGGTGAAAATCCCATATTCGCTGCTGCACGAGAAGGTAATGTGGATATTGTGAGACTCCTAATGGATGAAGGCGTTGATGTTAACGTGTGTAACGAGTCAGGTGAAAGTCCCACATTCGCTGCTGCAGAAGGAGGTAATGTGGATATTGTGAGACTCCTAATGGATAATGGCGCTGATGTTAATATGTGTAATAAGTCTGGTGAAAGTCCCATATTCGCTGCTGCAAAACGAGGTAATGTTGATATTGTCAGACTCCTAGTGGATAAAGACGTTGATCTTAATATGTTTACTAACTCTGGTGAAAGTCCATTATACGCTGCTGCAGAAGGAGGTAATGTTGatgttgtgagactcctaatGGAGAAAGGCGTTGATATTAATGTGTGTAATAAGTCTGGTGAAAGTCCTATATTCGCTGCTGCAGAAGCAGGTAATGTTGGTGTTGTGAGACTCCTAAtggataaaggcgctgatgtttGTGTGTGTAATAAGTCTGGTGAAAGTCTCATATTCGCTGCTGCAGCAGGAGGTAAGGTGGATATTGCGAGACTCCTAATGGAcaaaggcgctgatgttaatgtGTGTAATAAGTATGGTGAAAGTCCCATATTCGCTGCTGCAAAACGAGATTATGTTGATGTTGTGAGACTGCTAATGGATAAAGGCGTTGATGTTAATGTGTGTAATATGTCTGGTGAAAGTCCCATATTCGCTGCTGCAAAACGAGGTTATGTTGATGTTGTGAGACTGCTAATGGATAAAGGcgttgatgttaatttgtgtaatAAGTCTGGTGAAAGTCCCATATTTGCTGCTGCAGAAGGTGGTAATGTGGATTTTGTGAGATTCCTAATGGATgaaggcgctgatgttaatgtGTGTAATAAGTGTGGTGAAAGTCCCATATTCGCTGCTGCAAAACGAGGTAATGTTGGTGTTGTGAGACTCCTAATGGATAAAGGcgttgatgttaatttgtgtaatAAGTCTGGTGAAAGTCCCATATATGCTGCTGCAGAAGGTGGTAATGTGGATTTTGTGAGATTCCTAATGGATGAAAGCGCTGATGTTAATGTGTGTAATAAGTCTGGTGAAAGTCCTATATTCGCTGCTGCAAAACGAGGTAATGTTGGTGTTGTGAGACTCCTAATGGATAAAGGcgttgatgttaatttgtgtaatAAGTCTGGTGAAAGTCCCATATTTGCTGCTGCAAAACGGGGTAATGTTGGTGTTGTGAGACTCCTAATGGATAAAGGcgttgatgttaatttgtgtaatAAGTCTGGTGAAAGTCCCATATTTGCTGCTGCAAAACGGGGTAATGTTGGTGTTGTGAGACTCCTAATGGATAAAGGcgttgatgttaatttgtgtaatAAGTCTGGTGAAAGTCCCATATTTGCTGCTGCAAAACGGGGTAATGTTGGTGTTGTGAGACTCCTAATGGATAAAGGcgttgatgttaatttgtgtaatAAGTCTGGTGAAAGTCCCATATTTGCTGCTGCAGAAGGTGGTAATGTGGATTTTGTGAGATTCCTAATGGATGAAGGCGCTGATGTTAATATGTGTAACTTGTTTGGTGAAAGTCCATTATTCACTGTTGTAGAAGCAAGTGATGTGGATATTGTGAGAATTCTAAtggataaaggcgctgatgttaatgtGTGTAACATGTTTGGTGAAAGTCCCATATTCGCTGCTGCAGAAGGAGGTAATGTGGATATTGTGAGACTCTTCATTGATAATGGCGCTGATGTTAATGTGTGTAACATGTTTGGTGAAAGTTCCATATTCGCTGCTGCAGAAGGAGGTAATGTGGATATTGTGAGACTCTTCATTGATAATGGCGGTGATGTTAATGTGTGTAATAAGTCTGGTGAAAGTCCAATATTCGCTGCTGCAGAAGAAGGTAACGTGGATATTGTGAGACTCCTAAtggataaaggcgctgatgtaaatatgtgtaataagtCTGGTGAAAGTCCCATATTTGCTGCTGCAGAAGGAGGTAATGTGGATATTGTGAGACTCCTAAtggataaaggcgctgatgttaatgtGTGTAATAAGTGTGGTGAAAGTCCCATATTCGCTGCTGCAAAGCGAGGTAATGTTGATGTTTTGAGACTCCTAAAGGATAAAGGCGTTGATGTTAATGTGTGTAATATGGCTGGTGAACGTCCCATATTCGCTGCTGCAGAAGGAGGTAATATGGATTTTGTAACATTCCTAATGGATGAAGGTGCTGATGTTAATGTGTGTAACATGTATGGTGAAAGTCCATTATTCACTGTTGTAGAACGAAGTGATGTGGATATTGTGAGACTCCTAGTGGAcaaaggcgctgatgttaatgtATGTAACATGTTTGGCGAAAGCCCATTGTTCACTGTTGTAGAAGGAAGTGATGTGgatattgtgaaactcttagtggacaaaggcgctgatgttaatgtGTGTAATATGTTTGGTGAAAGTCCCATATTCGCTGCTGCAGAAGGAGGTAATGTGAATATTGTGAAACTCCTAATGGATAAAGGCGCTGAAGTTAATGTGTGTAACAAGTCTGGTGAAAGTCCAATATTCGCTGCTGTAGAAGGAGGTAATGTTGATGTGGTGAGACTCCTAAtggataaaggcgctgatgttaatgtGTGTAATAATTCTGGTGAAAGTCCAATATTCCCTGCTGCAAGAAAACGTAATCTGGGTGTTGTGAGACTCCTAATGAataaaggcgctgatgttaatgtGTGTAACAAATTTGGTGAAAGTCCCATATTCGCTGCTGCAGAAGAAGGCAAGGTGAATATTGTGAGACTCCTGATGGATAAAGGCAATGATGTTAATGCATGTAACGCGTCTGGTGAAAGTCCAATATTCGCTGCTGCGAGAAAAGGTAATATAGGTGTTGTGAGACTCCTAAtggataaaggcgctgatgttaatgtGTGTAACAAGTCTGGTGAAAGTCCAATATTCGCTGCTGCAGAAGAAGGTAATGTGGATATTGTGAGACTCCTAATGGATATAGGCGCTGATGTTAATCTACGTAACATGTCGTGTGAAAGTGCAATATCCGCTTCTGCAAAAGGACGTAATGGGACTCCTAATGAATAA